From the genome of Ptychodera flava strain L36383 chromosome 22, AS_Pfla_20210202, whole genome shotgun sequence, one region includes:
- the LOC139122444 gene encoding uncharacterized protein: protein MMVHFASNMAGVTIDDMNVSQLQQFLRNRGIPYSRRRRDELLTLAKNAQNYPVTKSLKEEAEILGKEVSDLLLLEGGLIKLPDPAEITVGWERSSEHFPETTRAEFEEYLETKHKLINISQGNKPVKEGESLYLPGHVTGVEYHSISPNLSYCFVRATVGRQKAQTEAPYNIWVVIHKHTGSVKSAYCTCPAGLRGYCKHVTALLHFIVREVEGGSTRACTSRPQEWHKPHKKGKKLHQPDFVKNLAVRKVKGTFSSNITDNDKPKRSDFDPRAIIYQREKKLTDFNLERLSQITNGNCGILLYAPGYSYVNQNTDVFDTDETIPLISQEIIKKSWYYN from the exons ATGATGGTACATTTTGCGTCCAACATGGCGGGAGTTACGATCGACGATATGAACGTCAGTCAGCTGCAACAATTCTTGAGGAATCGGGGTATTCCATATTCCCGCAGAAGGAGAGACGAACTACTCACTCTCGCTAAAAATGCCCAAAATTACCCGGTAACAAAGTCTCTCAAGGAGGAAGCGGAAATACTCGGAAAGGAGGTGTCAGATTTGTTGTTGTTGGAGGGAGGATTGATAAAATTGCCAGACCCCGCAGAAATAACTGTCGGCTGGGAGAGGAGCTCGGAACACTTTCCAGAAACAACGCGTGCAGAATTTGAAGAATACCTTGAAACAA aacacAAATTGATTAACATATCGCAAGGTAATAAACCAGTAAAGGAAGGAGAGAGCCTGTATCTTCCTGGTCATGTCACTGGTGTTGAGTACCACAGCATTAGTCCAAATCTCAGCTATTGCTTTGTTAGAGCTACGGTTGGACGTCAGAAGGCCCAGACTGAGGCACCCTATAATATCTGGGTTGTCATTCACAAACATACGGGGAGTGTGAAATCAGCTTATTGCACGTGTCCTGCAGG ctTACGAGGTTACTGTAAACATGTAACAGCGCTCCTGCATTTCATCGTCAGAGAAGTTGAAGGAGGCAGTACGAGAGCTTGTACATCAAGGCCACAAGAGTGGCATAAACCACATAAGAAGGGGAAAAAGCTACACCAACCTGATTTCGTGAAAAACCTGGCCGTGCGGAAGGTGAAAGGAACTTTTAGTAGCAACATCACAGACAATGACAAACCAAAACGAAGTGACTTTGATCCGAGAGCTATAATTTATCAACGTGAAAAGAAATTAACTGATTTTAATTTAGAAAGATTATCTCAAATTACAAATGGTAATTGTGGTATCTTGCTGTATGCCCCTGGATATTCATATGTCAATCAAAATACTGATGTATTTGATACTGATGAAACTATCCCATTGATATCCCAAGAGATCATAAAAAAATCCTGGTATTACAATTAa